In the genome of Myxocyprinus asiaticus isolate MX2 ecotype Aquarium Trade chromosome 45, UBuf_Myxa_2, whole genome shotgun sequence, the window CAGGGCTTTTGTGCAACTGGTAAGACATAAGGCTTCATGGCAACGTCTTATTTCTTTCTATTATATTTTATACAGGAATTATctcatttttttatgtatttattattttaatctgtcCAGATTGCTCTTGCCCTGACTACAGGTACCGGTCCCAGACAACTGAAACTACACCATACAGCAGCAacatttttatgtacatttacatATCGTGGAAACCAATTCTTAGAACAGCAGATCTTGTACAAACCTTAATATAAAGGTATTAACGGTATGTCTGTTATCATGACTCTTGCTTTGTAAAGGCACTTATAGctgtgctgctgttcttctgcattaatgctttttatttctctcaatATAAAATTCAAACAATGCAGTAAGGTTTGGATACTCTTATTGTGATATATGAGCCCAAGAAGTAACCGCTTCTGACTGTGAGACAGGATGAAACAGTGCCAGGTGTTTGGGaatggggtgggcgatatgaccaaaattctataTCATGGTAACggtatatatatcacaatataatatttttttcctggaaaaaaaaaaaggttaaataatCATGTGAtggggtgggcgatataagcaAAAAGGATATGGTAATAGTATTTCTATTTTTGGGCAATAATGATATGTATGATATGGAATGTAGCCTACACATTTTGATGGAAGTGATTCAAAAActtatgaaaaaaatgtttttttatttaaaatgatgcccaatgtAACCTAATGGAAGACCTGTCGTGTCTATTACAATGAAAaactttatcaataaataaatattaaaaataatatttgatctgCTTTATCAACTATGCATCGCTTTTCAATACAAGCAAAAATaggcttttctatttgaatataagcatttgctttgattctgaagcaaaaccctcaatcactgttttgttttggattttgtctTCCATTAGATACTGGAAACCATTTTGGTAACTAGATAGTCTACTTGATATAAATGCACTGTTGACAAAGGTGTTATTAATTTCTTATGTAATTACGATCGCTTCTCCGTGCTTGCGGGAGAACAGTCGGTAGGAAAGCTTGAAGGTGTCAGTGGTAATTAAAAAAGTAGTAAAAAGGGCTCTCATCCATTAACGTGAGACCgcaccttttaatgcaaaaatatattcctCCTGCGTTTGACTTGTTTCAGAGTCATCCTGCATTCTGTTTGTTCGTCTCTCTCTATATCAATCTCACCTTCAGCCAAGTGGAGCATTGCATGCACAGACATTTGCATACCACAATATAGACGATATAGAAACTTTTCTACCGATTGacactttatttacatttacatttagtaatttagcagacgcttacaaagcgacttacaaatgcgacacatagcaagcaatttgtcatacaaagtttaacaacatctgcagtataggattgccaagttctcacagtggcaggagtagtaaagatgctagcacagaagaaagagacagacaaggaatttttttgttttgttttttacattaagtgcatgttgagtgcAGTGGTAAGTACAATTAATGTGGtttggttaagtgctcacggaatgtgttttcagctggatcttgaatgttgagaaggtaatagcagattgtgtggaggttggaagttcattccaccacagaggagcagagaaagtgaatgatcatgaaatggactttgagcctctttgtgatgggaccaccaggcgtcgctcgttcatagaccgcagagactaagttggagcatagacctgaagaaatTAATTGAAGAGGGTGCgtttccattggctgtcctgaaagccagagtcacatccttgaatttgatgctggcagctacaggtagccagtggagtgaaatcaagagtaaggtgacatgagccctttttggctgattgaagaccagacacgctgctgcattctggaccatctgcagtggcttaattttgttagctggaaggccagccaaaagagcattgcagtagtccagtcttgaaattaccagagcttggaccaggagctgtgtagcatatacAGACTGAtcaggtctgattttcctgatgttgtaaagctcGATTCTGCAATACtgggcggttgatgagatgtgtgcggtgaaattaagctggtcatctaccaccactcccaggttctgggctgttctggttggtgttactgtagttgaaccaagatgaaatgtgaggttgtggtcaacatatgggttggctgggatcacgaggagttttgtcttggcaaggttgagctgaaggtgtcgttccttcatcagagatatgagctgagacagtaggATCATCAagctggaacgacaggtagagctgcgtatcatctgcgtagcagtggtaggacCAGCCATGTGCCTCATAGActggtcccagtgatgttgtgtacatcgagaaggagggggccaagcactgatccttgagaaACCCCAGTGGTCAGTtggtgtgtcttggacacctctccaCTCCAGGAGACCTTAAAAGATCTGCCagtgagatatgactcaaaccatccaagcgcagttcctgtgattccaaggtcagagagggtggtcgggaggatcttgtggttcactgtgtcaaaggcagcagataactcaaggaggatgaggacagaTGATATGGAGTTAGCTCTCACCAgtcgcagggtttcagctaccgacaagagggcagtctctgttgagtgtccttttttgaagccagactgatgtctgtcagTTGTAGGTTGTTCTGTAAGGGAAAAGCAGCCAACTGGTTGAATACGaccctctcaagagttttagGCAGGAAGGGTAGGAGAGACACCGGTCTGTAGTTGTCAGCTACTGTGgggttatgtgttggttttttaagcagtggggttactcaagcctgcttgaatgtaatgggaaagtttccagttgtgagagatgtgttaatgtgtgtgagtgtgggtaagatcgatggagaggcagcttgcataagatgggaggggatagggtcaagtggacaggtggtaggatggttagaaagaagcactttggagacctcagtctcGGAGAAAGGAGAAAACGAGGAAAACAGAGGTTGGGATGTTGGAGAGTAGCTGTGTGTGTTAGGTATAGAGAACTGGCTGCTCATGCTCACTAACTTGCcagtaaaaaaaacatggcaaagtcatcagcagtcagagTAGTAGTAGAATGTGGTGGAggatagagaagagatgagaaagttgaaaatagtttatgggaatctgaagtgttactgatcttgttctggtaataatcAATTTTAGCAGCAGAAGCTCTAGTGGAAAAAAAGGAGAGAAGTGATTGATAATATCACAGGACAGCAGGGTCTTTTAACAGCAGTGCCACTTTCTCTCCGCAGCCCTCAGTTCAGTTCAGTGTTCACGAAGTGtctcagacagccaggggctggagggTGTGGCACGTGCTGGCCTGGAGGTAAGAGGACAGACACTATCAAGGCAAGAAGTTAATGTCGAGTAAAGAGAATTTGTAGCTTCATTTAAATCAAGTGAAGAGAAATGGTTAGTGGAGGGAAGGGATGCAGAGACTATGGAAGAGAAgcaagtgagtgagagagagcaaAAGTTGTGGTGGAAGGAGACCATAGGTGGAGTAAGAGGTAAAGAAGAAGGGAGAGTAACAGAAAACTGGATGAAGAAATGGTCAGAGATATGAGGGGTAACAAGGGGATTATTGGACATACAATTACATGTAAGGATGAGATCTAGCTGTTTCCCTGCTCTGAGTTGCAGGGGTGTGTGCAGTCTTGTAAGATCAAATGAGGTCAGAAGAGCTAGAAAGTCAGCCACTTGAGGTTTTCCCAGATGGATGTTAAAGTCCCCAAGGACCACAGGGAATGAGGACCGCAATACATCTAGCTCTTCAACAAAGTTGCCTAGTTGACCTAGGGGGCGATAGATGACCAAAAAGTGGATTTTAGCAGGATTAGTGGCAGTAATGGCATGATATTCAAAAGTTGTGTTATTGCAGAGAGAAGAGAGCATAGTGAATTTCAGTTGAGTTTGAAATGAGCAAACCAGTTCCCCCACCTCGCCCAGTCAGACGAGGTGTGTGGGTGAAAGTGAAGTCAGTTGAGAGAGCTGGGGAGTTGCAGTGTTGTCTCTGCAGATCCATGTTTCAGTTGGAGCCAAAACATGGAGTTTTGTCTGACTGGCAAAGGccggaatgaagtcagctttgttgacAGCTGGCTGGCAGTTCCACAGTCCACCAGAGATggagaggggctgtggagaggcaGTGCTAAGTGACCTAAGGTTCTCTGGAGTGCGTAGTCTACAGCATGTGCATGCAGATTTTCGCCTACATGAGACAACAGGAATGTACTGAAAATGCATATTACAAGTAGAATGAAGAATAActatgagaaaaagagagaaggggGCAAAACTTAACGTAGTGGCTGGCTCCTTGTCGGTAGACTCGCAGGTCTTTACCCGAGATAGGTCTTCACATGAAGAGGTCTGCACACAAGGGCTGCCGTTACAGTTCTCTCACTACTTAAGTACTAATTGCTGTACAGCTGAGTCCATCCCACAAATTAGCAACTCAAAgtcaaaaagtgtcaaaagccTGAAACTGAAACAGGATTGCCCTAAAAAGCTCACTAATAGACAAAGATTTACCTTAATTGTAAGTGAAGTGCAGCACAATCTCCTGGCTAACAGCAACTACTAGTCAGTCCAGTGTCACAGCAAAAAACACAGCAAATAAACAAACTTAATTATTCCATAGCCACAGTATATATCGCCATTCCACCAAGCCCTATTGGATACTACAATATTAAGAACTGTACTCATGCTTTGactacacaaacagatatttcccATTGTGTAGACAGGAAGTTCAGCCTAGAAACTAAGTTAAGAGTCTGCTACTTCAATCTAACTCTGACCTGGAACAAAGGCCAGGTGTTGGAATCCTATTAGCTAGAAAGCTACTGACATGTGACACAAATGAATTGTCACCAGGACTTACACTCTAAAATGGACTGTTTTACCTTTTACAATGTGACAGGACATTATCCTTTGTTGTACATGAGAAAAATTGAGACAAAACTTTGATTTTTCTGCTAAACTCAGATGCTGTTTGTTTGAAGTGGCGCTTGTAAATTGCACATGCCGAGTGACCTTGTGAATAAACCACGCCTGATGGTACATTTGTAAAATGAGTGGTAGTTGCTTTAATTACATAAAGTTACGTGTGGATCGTGCAAGGCAAAACCAGTGTAaaggaagtctcaaaattcaaatgaatgaaacagaaaacacacaaaaagacgTCAATGAATGTACGcatcacttgatccacaaatgcacattcaatacttaacaaggccattttgtgtttcatttggaacatcttcatttggttgcatacacaaactgtgatttatttgtacaaaagggaacatttatattcacaaattTGTCTCTGTTTCTACAAATAGCTGcacattaatttaataataaattacacagacacaagtaaaaatacatttgtataaggctaataacacacattattttaaatatatttttttatccccttttctcccaatttggaatgcccaattcccactacttagtaggtcctcgtggtggcgcggttactcacctcaatccgggtggcggaggacaagtctcagttgcctctgcttctgagacagtcaatccgcacatcttatcacatggctcgttgtgcatgacaccgtggagactcacagcaaaggaggctcatgctactctccgcaatccacaaatgcacattcagtgCTTCACAAGGCCATattgtgtttaatttggaacatcttcatttggttagacatgcaaattgtgttacatttataaaaaagggaacatttgtattcacaaatatgtctctatttgtacaaataggtgCACATTCATTTATTCTGAATTACACAGACtcaagttgaaaggcatttgtgtgtggattgtaagatgcatgtatgacatttatcGAATTGATGGAAGTGTTTatgcatttgtgaataattttgatactATATTCTTCCCATACGTTGTATCACCGCTACATTCATCTGTAACATTCTTTCTGTTGTCATCAGCTCGTTTACCCCCATGATGTCAAACTCACAGAGAAGGAGGTAAGGTCAATTTAGAGTTTTGTTTATTTTCCGGATACAATATCATAAATGTACCTGTATACAGCAAAATGCGTAAACAAAACCATTTTCAAACAAGTCATTTCCTTCCAAATGTCTTTTGTTCTCTAGAAAACAAGCATCTGTTATTTATCCTTTCCTGACTCATACTCAGGTAATTTGCTTGCATTAGTGCTGCCATGATAAACAGCTGAAACATAAGCATGACAGCTCAATCACGTCTTTTCGCAGGATGCCTCGGGGACACTCACTTCAGCTTCAGACTGCGGCAGTCGGTGGGCCGGAGTGGCTCTTGGTTTGAACAAGAGGACAAGTACAACAGGGACGCCCCTGTGACTATGCAGGtaagaaaatgtatttgcatgTGAATTGTTTGCAACATTTCTTAAGCTGCTGTTTTGCTCCATTCTCCTGGCATACGTGTGGATGGGCTGTTTGTAAGGCCTAGGGTATTTCGTTTGGGGAAACCAtagcacaccaacacacacaaacaaatgggttGAATATCAACAAGCAAGTGCAGCACTGATAGATTTGTGTCCTGCctgtgaactaatttaaattaatCTCTAAAAGAGACTCTAATGATCCCACGTTTAAAACGTTGTACTTCTCTTTTAGAAGGAGCATGCACATTTCCATGGGTATGTGTATTTCAGACAAGTTAAAGATGCATCTGTCAAAAGAGGTTACTTTCAGAAGGTAAGTAACTGATCTGAAACTGACGTTAAACCAACACATGTTATAAATCTACTTAAATGTCTATTTAATTACCTTGCAGTCAAAACTGAATACAAGCATAAATGACTGTTATGGCAGTCTGTTTTGAATAAAAACCTCTGAAAGAGTATCACGAATGTAAATAATTTCAGTCTCTCTCTATTCCCAGTCTCTGGTGGTGGTGTCCAGACTTCCATTTGTGCACCTGTTCCACTCACTGCTAAAGGTCATCGCTCCTGAATACTTTGAAAAACTTGAACCTTGTCTGGAGACAGGTAAGGCCAACTTGACTTTATAAGGTTGGTTTCTTCAAACCGGGGCTGGTACTAAAATGCGATCTTTAGGTTGGACAGGAGGTTGTCTCTACATTGGACAGGGAGGGAGGTGTCAGACGTTGCTAGGGGGTACAAGGAAAATGTAGACCCACATACTGTAGATCTGGCCATGCTTCAAACTCGGATTAGCCGCTTTTTCACTATCGGGCCAGtacgagccagggctatcaactggccagacAGGGCCAaaagcctcggacctcgagctgCGAGACCAAAATTGATCTGCTTTCCctccatcgggccaatagccccgcagaGTTGCCCTAAAACTCTGCTCCGGTGCCAACaacacacaccctgcccatttcacaagcaagaggaaagctcaagctgaggtatcatgttatctagttatctagaatatcgagtttatatcatttgtaaacattagctagcttgCAAGATAAGCAAGTGTTGACAACTCaccaactgtaactgccatggtgtcccgagtggtctcttcATTAACAGCAggatgatgtcccagcacaccgtccatgatctcaaaCCATTGAAAGTTCTTTGGCcactgctttgtccattgtgcgtttTAACGGATTTCTACTGTACCCACAATGTTTTAAGTTTCCTGAACCTTTACCgctgtgcgctggatacacaacctggcaagttcggCGAAACTCGCCTTTGACATTGACTCTGCCTCAATCctcagttggccttgtttgaccCAAGTGGCCAAATGTCCACTGTCACTTCCAAGGCTTCATCGTACCTCCTCGGTGCTTTCtcggggccaatggcctttgaCCCGCCgtttacccttgggccaaacaaggccaactgggattgaggcggggtcaatgtcaaagcggagtttcgccgaacttgccaggttgtgtatccagcgcacaatggtacaggtttgggaaaaattaaaacattgtGGGCACAGaacaaatccgttaaaatgcacagtggacaaagtggtgcccaaaggaagaactttccatggttcaagATCATtgatggtgtgctgggacatcgtcccaccATTAGTGGAGAGAcgactcgggacaccatggcagttacagtcagtgTGTTGTCAAcgttaacttatcttgctagtTATTGTTTACAtacgatataaactcgatattctagataactagataacatgatacctcagcttgagcttctctcttgcttgtgaaatgggcgaggTGTGTGACATTGACACCAGGGTGGAGTGTTAAGGGCAGGTTTAGAGCAACACTGCGGggttattggcccgatggtgggaacgccGATAGATTTTGGTCTCACggctcgaggtctgaggctatttGCCCCGGCTGTCCAGTTGATCACCCTGGCTCGCACAGGCACGATAGTAGAAAAGCGTCTATTCAGTCCCAAAAAAGGCTTAGATATAGACGCACATAAAAACTATCCAAAAATACAAGCATTGACATGTTCACATGTTCTCTGTGAAATCCCATCTGAATATCTGTGATGGTACAGTATATCCATCTaaagggggcagtggtagctcagcggttaaggctctgggttactgatcagaaggtcgggggttcaagccccagcactgccaagatgccactgttgggcccttgagcaaggcccttgaccctatctgctccaggggcgccgtatcatggctgaccctgcactctgaccccagcctagctgggatatgtgaaaaagaagaatttcactgtatatgtgcaaaatgtataatgtgtgatgaataaagaaaattattattattatattaattattattaattatataattattaattattaattattattaatttttttttatactttaatgtttttgtgaaacatatttaaattagGTTGATGGTGTCAGTGTTTatcattgtttttagtttttatggCTTCTgaaacaatcaaatcaaatcctcaATCTTACTGGTTTATCTGTTGCAGTCTGTAATGAGATTGACCAATGGCCGGCACCGATACCAGGGCAGACTCTTAATTTACCTGTGATGGGGGTGGTGATGCAGGTGAGAACATCACAGAACACAGAACAACACCTTAGAGCTCTGTTTGAAGGAACAATACTCTTATACTTCTCTATAAAAATTGTCTGGATGGCTTGGGTAATAATTGAATAGTTAATTGTCATAATTCTGCATCCATTTGACTTATCCAGTGCTCTATTTGCAGGTCAGaattccctcaaaagatgaaGCACCAGGAGGAAGCCctgtaaaacaaacacagactgaGGTGCTTCCCACATTTAGCCGGGAGTGTGATGCGTGCATGCTCTTTTATTTAAACATGGTtcatcgattaaaaaaaaaaatttttttttttttacagcatgtgCTCCCCGCCCCCACGATTCTTCCATCAGTTCATGAGCTGGATCTTTTTCAGTGAGTATTATATTGCTTGTGCATGTATGTGGTCTTTAAATAGTAAACCACCTGCTGATTTTACAGCATTCACTTAAAGCACACCATAACTACAGATTGCCCTAATTGACCTTTCATGTGATCAGATGTTTCCAGTCAATCCTGATTCACATGCAGATGCTCTGGGAGCTGATGTTGCTAGGAGAACCAGTGGTTGTTATGGCACCCTCTCCAACCGTCTCCTCGGAGACTGTGCTGGCTCTGGTCAGGTTTGGACAGTGTTCTCGTTGCTTACTTCCCAGCAGATCATACGCATCAATTATTATGAGAAACTGGAAAAAATGAGCAGTGGCAATCAGTGTCTGGGTTTTCCATTGTTCTGTTTACTTCAAGTTCTTGCTGATGTTTATTCATAATCAGTTACAGGGCTGCAACCATCATAGACCTTGAAGAGGGCATGCTCCTCATAAAATGATGAGGGTTTTCAAAGTTGattcattaattattaaatttggtcTCTCCTAattctgaatatgtggttacattctTCATTGGTTTGAACAAAAACTTAAAGCTACGCCATTTCAGAACTGTTCTGAATTGTCATATCTAGCAAATACTTCTTACTGATATTAGCTTTATACTGCaggtaatgttgattacctagTTGTCAgataaaaatcagatttcatcTTTTTGAAGTGTTACTTTGTGTTCTTTGAATATGTTCCTCTGTTGTAGCTCCATCACCCCACTGCGCTACTGTGGGGATTACCGGCCCTACTTCACCATTCATGACAGTGAATTCAAAGAGTACACCACCAGAACTCAGGCTCCGTAAGAACAAACAGTCACTCCTTCATATCACTCTTTACACCTTTAAGCTCGGATAGGCCCGCTGAGAAGAAAATAATTGTCAAATTATTAATAACTTCAGTCTTGACCAACAAAAAATAGGTATCGGTTCAAAGCTTAGCTGTACTCTACAATGCATGTAGATATTATGACCAAAActtaacaagtgctttgaaattcgcagacaaatcagaattctgttttgataatttataaataattttgcactgtacgttggattgtaatctgtaaaaaaaacattaaaatgatcaaatagccatatgtcatgtcgttggaaagctctcaaagagtagaatacaactatTCTATTTGTCACAGACAaatatatagcgagtaatagctaagtacatgtctttgacatacatgtcaCATGTAAACAGCTGTTGAATAAGCtccgttttcgcttataacttcacaaaaaataaacagaacataaaatatcacataccattacttggaGGAGTGGATTCCTGTTAAATGAGCCCTCACACAACGTGATCAGATGCATAGATAAttcgataatccacacaaagcacaatgtgcacaccgcacataatgtgctatctggctaaaaacacgtttgctttcctggatcagatgtcATCTGAAATTATGTAGCAACTTGGAATGCTAAaacaatcgtattaggattcagattgcagcaaccagaggtggaagtcatccaaatatgggcaaagtggaTCTTTCATTGTAATTACATatagccaccaggagatggccCCAAGCACATGACACAagctgagttcagaatggcatacttaccatactactcttactatttctgccatgtctgtctatggcagaaatagtaagagtagtatggtagtacgcCATTCCGAATTCAGCCACAGattcaatgatggctcaaatgacacagaatgaaactgaatgagaactcgttactcatgcctgcatgctttggagagagagagagagagagaatacctttaatcattgttttatttgcatgtgtaattagttcttatgtacaattattagggatgggcgataAACCGATAATGATATTTATCGgaggagaaaaaaattatatttcgatTATAAAattgagtaattttcgatatttagcctatgtactTCAACTAGACGATCAAATCAGGTATGTGTCGCTAAAAACGtaagcagttcggcaaagttgtacacacaactagctaactgattCACTGAGCATGTTTAtttgcacgttcttacaccgattatgcttaataagcagacagcgcatgtggtcatgtaaacgcaataaacggcgttcctttatcagtgtaaggtcataaacggcatAAGAATAAACCGGTCGACACGGGTAGACTTTTGGCCATTACGCAGATTTCgtgtggcatgtaaacacctttattgGTGTTCTCACCGGCTTATCCATTGTGCGCATGTGTTGAGCGCATATCTCTTCACGGTTTAAcgtcaaaaacagagaataacacgattatttcaaatctcatgtaaacactgttttcttgctttcagttttttaaatgagctgatttttgggagtaatcagcgtattggtgtgcatgtaaacatgctcactgtCATGAAATCAGTCAGTTAGGATGTATTAGCAGGCAGCCCTGCTATCATGGAAACCGGCAATGAGGCTCTGTAGCCACTAGCTAGcagctagctatccggctaatatgatatctttgtgtaccgaacaagacagcactgccaatgcaatacagctattgactgaacacaacaacaacaactccaacatcaacaccattgctgtttatttatgtaccattTAGTTTCATAGCTGTCACAGGAAAGAAAGTGTtccttcttgtgatgtttatttacagttggcaatccagtttatggtgcattacctcCACCTACAGAGCTGGACTGTGGAGTGTCacaagaaagtgtttcagtggagtcaaatgtcagctgaagataatgaaattgacgaaatttcatcaaaaagaggttacacaccttatgtaggatgaAATCTTAAACTGAGtatactttaaaggtagcttaccctctggagtatacttgtaaacaaacaagttatgtttaattcttgaggtctaacaaacatgtggaatgcagttccgcccccattaatggtataaaatatatatcgtgataaatattgacatcgaacaatatgaaaaaaaaaatattatttgtttggaccatatcacccatccctaataatcaatatgttttatttgtttggtgaggcttttggacacttggagacatttttggacactaggataaattatttttgtaatgctataacttgattgctttgtcatatcaacacaacattttactcAGGTACAGGTGACAAGATTAAGAACAAAACCAAAGTAGTTTTTCGGATCTACTTTATTAACACCCTgattataatgtaaaatattaaaaatatgaataaaagttaatttttggtTCAAGTTTTTGGGGAGTTTTCATTAGTTTCTTAGGCTAAGAGTCTCAAATGATCTAtaccattaaaacatttgaaaagttttctttaaaacaatGCCAAACAATTGACCCTAGAGTGTAGAGTTATAAGcatttaattttgggcatgccactgaaacaggaaatctttaaaaacaccttcagagcttaaagggttaagaatttaaaaatatgttttgtaaaaTGCATTGATCAGGTGTGTTACATCATGTTTGGGCAGGATATGACTCTTTCATCTGTGTTATGCTTTCAGGCCCAATGTCATACTGGGTGTCACAAACCCTTTTTTTATAAAGACCTTTCAGTGCTGGCCACACATCATACGGCTTGGAGACCTGAAGATGTCTGGTAAATAATACTGCATTTTTTTAACCCCATGATTCATCACACAGTCCTGctcttttcataatttttttttacattaggaGTATATGTAATTTTGGTTtacagttcattgaggtttgagGTTAGTTTCTCTGCTCTGCAGGTGATTTGCCAAAGCAGGTGAAGACCAAGAAACTGGCCAAGTTGAAAACACTGGATGCAAAACCAGGTACAAAACAAGAGATTTCATTAGTTTTTGAATTTGTTTTCCCCTACCTAGAAGTATAATATTTTCCCGTCCTTTCTTAAAGGTATATACACAGCATACAAGACATTCTTACACAAAGATAAAGCGCTCATCAAACGACTCTTAAAGGTAGGCTATAGATGCTAATTAATGAAAAATTGATTAAAAGTGCATTCTGCCACACTGTGGGCT includes:
- the dennd6b gene encoding protein DENND6B isoform X2, which codes for MDLFDSSDSQKGASKAAAINVEITEPWSRFSAWLECVCVVTFDLELGQAIELVYPHDVKLTEKEKTSICYLSFPDSYSGCLGDTHFSFRLRQSVGRSGSWFEQEDKYNRDAPVTMQKEHAHFHGYVYFRQVKDASVKRGYFQKSLVVVSRLPFVHLFHSLLKVIAPEYFEKLEPCLETVCNEIDQWPAPIPGQTLNLPVMGVVMQVRIPSKDEAPGGSPVKQTQTEHVLPAPTILPSVHELDLFQCFQSILIHMQMLWELMLLGEPVVVMAPSPTVSSETVLALVSSITPLRYCGDYRPYFTIHDSEFKEYTTRTQAPPNVILGVTNPFFIKTFQCWPHIIRLGDLKMSGDLPKQVKTKKLAKLKTLDAKPGYPEKKAIRGSEQHHEAASTGADKEFHSPTGAVFVHSDAPTENCDSMEDPSSDPVLQSGGVFEDPGASRAAAYLCAERRLDGPVQTFFSFSKLRWLVSSQTQRDDSESRMSSFRGHLCSCEYSINPYS
- the dennd6b gene encoding protein DENND6B isoform X3; the encoded protein is MQKEHAHFHGYVYFRQVKDASVKRGYFQKSLVVVSRLPFVHLFHSLLKVIAPEYFEKLEPCLETVCNEIDQWPAPIPGQTLNLPVMGVVMQVRIPSKDEAPGGSPVKQTQTEHVLPAPTILPSVHELDLFQCFQSILIHMQMLWELMLLGEPVVVMAPSPTVSSETVLALVSSITPLRYCGDYRPYFTIHDSEFKEYTTRTQAPPNVILGVTNPFFIKTFQCWPHIIRLGDLKMSGDLPKQVKTKKLAKLKTLDAKPGIYTAYKTFLHKDKALIKRLLKGIQKKRPSEVQSSIMRQHLLEQTKSFILPLEQYLSTLMPPQRTVTPWKTPPQIRSFSQEEFLKTLEQVGPQLTSVLKGDWMGLYRRFFRSPNFDGWYRLRHREMTQKVECLHLEAICAADLLTWTKDKSEVEIVDLILKLREKVMRARKHQLPVKEELLERLEQSIQTIISSLPEDLQTVLHRH
- the dennd6b gene encoding protein DENND6B isoform X1, which produces MDLFDSSDSQKGASKAAAINVEITEPWSRFSAWLECVCVVTFDLELGQAIELVYPHDVKLTEKEKTSICYLSFPDSYSGCLGDTHFSFRLRQSVGRSGSWFEQEDKYNRDAPVTMQKEHAHFHGYVYFRQVKDASVKRGYFQKSLVVVSRLPFVHLFHSLLKVIAPEYFEKLEPCLETVCNEIDQWPAPIPGQTLNLPVMGVVMQVRIPSKDEAPGGSPVKQTQTEHVLPAPTILPSVHELDLFQCFQSILIHMQMLWELMLLGEPVVVMAPSPTVSSETVLALVSSITPLRYCGDYRPYFTIHDSEFKEYTTRTQAPPNVILGVTNPFFIKTFQCWPHIIRLGDLKMSGDLPKQVKTKKLAKLKTLDAKPGIYTAYKTFLHKDKALIKRLLKGIQKKRPSEVQSSIMRQHLLEQTKSFILPLEQYLSTLMPPQRTVTPWKTPPQIRSFSQEEFLKTLEQVGPQLTSVLKGDWMGLYRRFFRSPNFDGWYRLRHREMTQKVECLHLEAICAADLLTWTKDKSEVEIVDLILKLREKVMRARKHQLPVKEELLERLEQSIQTIISSLPEDLQTVLHRH